In the Hemitrygon akajei chromosome 7, sHemAka1.3, whole genome shotgun sequence genome, one interval contains:
- the LOC140730024 gene encoding cystatin-F-like, whose protein sequence is MVKSKRKAVGLCVECLGMMLGVTVTVLLLAGLVHSDDNPGAPKDIDKNNPGVQNATLLAIYDYNNRSNDIYLYKVQKIQRAQIQVVAGLKYILHIDIGRTVCRKGKPYNFKYCSFQTSPPLMKTLACRFDVWVIPWRHIRNVIVNNCQ, encoded by the exons ATGGTGAAGTCAAAGAGGAAAGCAGTTGGTCTGTGTGTGGAGTGTCTGGGTATGATGTTGGGAGTGACGGTCACTGTACTGTTGCTGGCTGGCTTAGTTCATTCAGATG ATAATCCAGGAGCCCCAAAAGATATTGACAAGAATAACCCGGGAGTTCAAAATGCCACCTTATTAGCAATCTATGACTATAACAACCGATCGAATGACATCTACCTGTATAAAGTCCAGAAGATACAAAGAGCACAGATACAG GTTGTTGCAGGACTTAAGTACATTCTGCACATTGATATTGGAAGAACGGTCTGTCGCAAAGGAAAGCCTTACAACTTCAAATACTGCTCCTTCCAAACAAGCCcaccattgatgaag ACACTGGCTTGTCGCTTTGATGTATGGGTTATTCCATGGAGACACATTCGGAATGTGATCGTAAATAACTGCCAATAA